One window of Uloborus diversus isolate 005 chromosome 3, Udiv.v.3.1, whole genome shotgun sequence genomic DNA carries:
- the LOC129218690 gene encoding uncharacterized protein LOC129218690: MHEESPPSVEGPSYVERPSSVERPSSVERLSSVKRPPPVKRPPLVKKPPSVEEPTSVEGSPSVERQPSVEGPSSAEGASSAEGASNVAFTVPQAKCSCFQSHTLYESLTMHRPLFLKRCALRQTKIKTSVTHSSVPSTISVKSPRSILKHESKLEQKKTRIPIKVVTISEKIQKSEVDESDELKPMKRTYISEKKKKQDREDEYKKNREKGKLFSKKLAKAAARGKVNYRVNERVVHFD; this comes from the exons ATGCATGAAGAATCACCTCCATCTGTTGAAGGACCATCGTATGTTGAAAGACCTTCATCTGTTGAAAGACCATCTTCTGTTGAAAGACTATCATCTGTTAAAAGACCACCTCCTGTTAAAAGACCACCACTTGTTAAAAAACCACCATCTGTTGAAGAACCAACATCTGTTGAAGGATCACCATCTGTTGAAAGACAACCATCTGTTGAAGGACCATCATCTGCTGAAGGAGCATCATCTGCTGAAGGAGCATCAAATGTAGCCTTTACTGTTCCACAAGCTAAGTGTAGCTGTTTTCAAAGTCATACTTTATAC GAATCCTTGACTATGCATCGCCCATTGTTCTTAAAACGATGTGCATTGCGACAAACGAAGATAAAAACAAGTGTGACACATTCTTCTGTGCCTTCtactatttctgtaaaaagcCCCCGATCCATTTTAA AGCATGAGTCCAAGTTAGAGCAAAAAAAGACGAGAATACCAATTAAGGTTGTAACTATCTCTGAGAAGATTCAAAAATCTGAGGTTGATGAAAGTGATGAATTAAAACCAATGAA aagaacttatatttctgaaaagaaaaaaaagcaagacaGGGAGGATGAGTATAAAAAGAATAGAGAAAAGGGGAAATTATTCTCTAAA aaattgGCAAAAGCTGCTGCACGCGGCAAAGTAAATTATCGGGTAAATGAGCGAGTCGTTCATTTTGACTGA